The proteins below are encoded in one region of Apium graveolens cultivar Ventura chromosome 4, ASM990537v1, whole genome shotgun sequence:
- the LOC141720772 gene encoding 3-ketoacyl-CoA synthase 6-like, with protein MEAFSIILNNHHDNQFILYALLTLSTFLLFSIIQLYISKYQPVYLVNFSCLKPPDYCRVPIAVYLEHIREFDFLDQTSVDFMSKIITSSGQGDETYYPPALFYIPPVPTDREAVEEVHMVLFPVFEDLLLKTNLEPHDIDILIVNCSGFCPAPSLSSIIVNKYNMKEDIKSYTLTGMGCSASAIAIDMARNILNTLRNSNAVVLSTEILSTGWYQGKEKEKLIINCMFRMGSAAVLLSNKKNARKQSKYKLLYSLRTQTASDDKAYYSAMREEDSKGFTGVTVKKESLQAFAETVRSHLVSLGSSILPLVEKLRYVKCVLRKSMINKSTEIYVPDFKSVVQHFCFPTTGKPMLRKVGKELKLEEKDMEASFMTLHRFGNQSSSSLWYVLAYMEAKENVKKGDKVWQLGLGSGYKCISLLWECVGPIIGEAHSGPWADCISRYPIVPPSSGT; from the coding sequence ATGGAAGCTTTCTCTATAATTCTGAATAACCATCATGATAATCAGTTTATTCTTTATGCATTGCTCACACTATCAACTTTTTTACTCTTCTCCATCATCCAACTTTACATCTCAAAGTATCAACCAGTGTACCTTGTAAATTTCTCTTGTTTGAAACCACCAGACTACTGCAGAGTACCCATTGCAGTCTATCTTGAACACATCAGAGAATTTGATTTCCTAGACCAAACCAGTGTAGATTTCATGTCGAAAATAATCACTTCATCTGGACAAGGTGATGAAACTTATTATCCACCAGCTTTGTTCTATATTCCACCTGTTCCAACTGACCGTGAAGCAGTGGAAGAAGTCCACATGGTCCTCTTCCCTGTTTTTGAAGATCTGTTATTGAAAACAAATCTTGAACCTCACGATATCGATATTCTTATCGTTAATTGCAGTGGATTCTGCCCTGCACCGTCACTTTCATCAATCATAGTCAACAAGTACAACATGAAAGAAGATATCAAGAGCTATACACTTACTGGCATGGGATGCAGCGCAAGTGCGATAGCTATTGACATGGCTAGAAACATTTTAAACACTCTTAGAAACTCCAACGCTGTCGTACTAAGTACAGAGATCTTGTCAACCGGATGGTATCAAGGCAAAGAAAAAGAGAAACTAATCATCAACTGCATGTTCCGCATGGGCAGTGCAGCAGTCTTGCTGTCAAACAAAAAAAATGCAAGAAAACAATCAAAATACAAGCTCCTTTATAGCTTAAGAACTCAAACAGCTTCGGATGACAAGGCTTACTATTCTGCAATGCGCGAAGAAGACTCCAAAGGATTCACCGGTGTAACTGTTAAGAAAGAATCACTTCAAGCTTTTGCAGAAACAGTACGCTCTCATTTAGTTAGCCTAGGTTCATCAATCTTGCCATTAGTCGAGAAATTGCGATACGTTAAATGTGTACTTAGGAAGAGTATGATAAACAAGAGCACGGAGATATATGTGCCTGATTTTAAATCAGTGGTACAACATTTTTGTTTTCCAACAACAGGGAAACCAATGCTAAGAAAGGTAGGGAAAGAGTtgaagcttgaagagaaagaCATGGAAGCTAGTTTTATGACATTGCACAGGTTTGGTAATCAATCTTCATCTTCATTGTGGTATGTTTTAGCATATATGGAAGCCAAGGAGAATGTGAAGAAGGGTGACAAAGTGTGGCAGCTTGGGCTTGGGAGTGGATACAAGTGTATTAGCTTACTCTGGGAATGTGTTGGGCCTATTATCGGAGAGGCTCACAGTGGCCCATGGGCTGATTGCATCTCTCGGTATCCTATAGTTCCTCCATCCTCCGGTACCTAA